A window of Eubacteriaceae bacterium ES3 contains these coding sequences:
- the trmB gene encoding tRNA (guanosine(46)-N7)-methyltransferase TrmB translates to MHLRIKPWARPELEASHFFQAHPQEHKGHWQELFKKSQPLQLELGCGKGNFIAELGSRNPQINYLAIDLIDAVLGLSKRNIETVYQQKDMAVENIQIMSWDIERLDLILSPADQVERIYINFCNPWPKRRHHKKRLTHPKQLEKYKNLLVKGGQIHFKTDNDDLFDDSIKYFQEAGFKIIKLFPDLHTSSFEGNIETEHEKMFSAQGVPIKFLIAVVNE, encoded by the coding sequence ATGCATCTAAGAATTAAACCCTGGGCACGTCCAGAACTGGAGGCCAGCCATTTTTTCCAGGCCCATCCGCAGGAACACAAAGGTCACTGGCAGGAACTTTTTAAAAAGAGTCAACCATTGCAGCTTGAGCTGGGCTGCGGTAAAGGCAACTTTATCGCCGAATTGGGCTCACGAAACCCACAGATTAACTACCTGGCCATTGACCTGATTGATGCTGTTCTGGGCTTGAGTAAACGAAATATTGAAACGGTTTATCAGCAAAAGGATATGGCTGTTGAGAATATTCAAATCATGTCCTGGGATATTGAACGCCTTGACCTGATACTTTCGCCCGCTGACCAGGTTGAACGCATCTACATTAATTTCTGTAATCCCTGGCCCAAAAGAAGGCACCATAAAAAGCGGCTAACCCACCCCAAACAATTGGAAAAGTACAAAAACCTTCTGGTTAAGGGCGGTCAGATTCATTTTAAAACCGATAATGACGATCTTTTTGATGATTCCATCAAATATTTTCAGGAGGCCGGCTTTAAAATCATCAAACTGTTCCCTGATCTCCATACTTCGAGCTTCGAAGGAAATATCGAAACGGAACACGAGAAAATGTTTTCTGCCCAGGGAGTTCCAATCAAATTTCTAATTGCAGTCGTAAATGAGTAA